The sequence below is a genomic window from Dryobates pubescens isolate bDryPub1 chromosome 17, bDryPub1.pri, whole genome shotgun sequence.
ctcccagccccagaggctCCAGgtctggccccagagctccaggccctgccctctccttccagggagccTTTGACCAGCGCATGAGGAGCTGGCAGCGCTGGCAGGACGCTCAGAGCatgctgcagaagaagagggaggtggaggccaggctgctgtgggccaACAAACCTgacaagctgcagcaggccaAGGAGGAGATCTCAGAGGTAGGCACTGAGCGGTGCCAGGGCCTCAGGCTCGCTGCAGGGCGGGGAGGAGGGCACCAGTGCAgggggcagagctcctgggctgcaggcacagctcaccTGCCaggcttgcagggagctgcagggagctgcaggaggggctgcttgGGGTCCCATCTCAGGTGGCTCTAGCCCAGCAGAGTGCTGGGTATGGTCCTGTTCAGTATCTCCATCAGTGACATcgatgaggggacagagagagtctgctcagcaggtttgctgagggtaccaagctgggaggcttggctgagacagctgaaggctgtgaggccattcagggattggcacagactgagagctgggcagagaggagcccaAGGAGGCTCAGtgaggatgagagcagagtgctgcagctgggcaggaagaataagctgcagcagcacaggctgggaggggatctgctggggagcagccccaaggagaagctcctgggagtgctggggggcagcaaggtctgcatgggacagcaatgtgccctgggggccaagaaggccaagggggtcttGGGGGgcactcagcagagtgtggccagcagggccagggaggttctcctccccctctgctctgccctgctgagacctcccctggaatattgcatccagctctgggctccccagctcaggagggacagggatctgctggggagaggccaagggaggctccaagggtgctgcagggcctggagcactgctggtgaggagaggctgagagccctgggggtgttcagtgtggagaggagaaggctgagagggatctgatcaatgtctctcaatagctgagggctgggggtcaggaaggaagggacagggacagcctctgctcactgtgccctgggacaggccaaggagcaggggatggaaactgcagcacaggaggttccagctcagcaggaggaggaacttctgccctgtgagggtcccagaggcctggggcaggctgcccagagaggttgtggagtctcccagccctgcctggatgtgttcctgtgtgccctgtgctggattctctgctcctgctctggcagggcttggactgggagctctccagaggtcccttccagcccctaacctgctgtgagcctgtggggctggtggggggcaggcagaggcggtggccctgccctgcagcctgctgtgtgccCGCAGTGGGAGTCCCGAGTGACGCAGTACGAGAGGGACTTCGAGCGCATCTCGGCCgtgctgcgcagggaggtgaCTCGCTTCGAGGTACCTGCCCCGGGCCCTGCACGGCCTGGCAGCCCCACCCCCATCATCTTCCCTCCCATCTCCCCTGCCCTTGCTGTTCCCTGGCCTGGGAGCAGCACCTTGGCTCCTGCCCCCACATCCTcacccctgtccctgcagggagctgtgggttgGGGTACACCTGAggcctccaggctgggggaggggggggcctGGGTGGCCTTTGGACAGGGACCTTctgagccctcaggctgtggccagaggTGAGCTttgccctcagcatctcccacTGCTGTCTGTGAGGCCCCAGGATCAACAGGGAGCTCCTGGtggcttccccttccccccctgggaggcaggggggctgggtggGTGCCGCGGCCTGGGGcccactcctgccctgccccttgcAGAAGGAGAAGTCCAAGGACTTCAGGAACCACGTCACCAAGTACCTGGAGACACTGCtgacctcccagcagcaggtgggtagccccagctcctgggctgctgtttcctccaggctgaacacccccaggcccctcagctccagacccttccccagcttcagtgCCCTTGGGGGGCGCTCAGCTCCTCCCCCACCCAAagcagggtgagcagcaggggggcaccgctggccacagcctcagcattgctttccctttgctggcttggggggggggagcctGTAACCTgagggaggggtctgggggaggggggtggggacaTGGTGGGAggaagctggggggagggggggtgcaACCTGTGAGGAAgcttctgcctctccccagATGCTTCTCAGACTGTTGTGGGCTTGGGTTGTGTTGGTGGAgtgccctctctctctgtccccctGGGTGCCCTCTCGCTCTGTCCCCCTGGGTGCCCTCTCGCTCTGTCCCCCTGGGTGCCCTCTCGCTCTGTCCCCCTGGGTGCCCTCTCGCTCTGTCCCCCTGGGTGCCCTCTCTGTCCCCCTGGGTGCCCACCCCCCTCTTCTCATCCCCCTGGgtgccctctctctctgtgcccctgggtgcccctgccctctcGTCCCCCCCGGGAGCCTCACCCTAGGTGTGCATGCACTTCCCCCTTGCCCCCCCGGGTGCCCTCTCTTGGctgcccctcctctcctcccgggtgcctctcctctcctgctgggtGTCCTTTCTGGTGCCAAgtgcctgctgtgccctgctgagtgCCCCCCATGCCCCCGCAGCTGGTCAAGTACTGGGAAGCCTTCCTGCCCGAGGCCAAGGCCATCTCCTAGGCAGTGCGGAGCCGGCGCCGTGCGGACCCCGACTGCCTCGCCGGgcacctctgcctcctcccgGCCGGGGCAAGgcctcctggcagcctctggaggtgctgctggagccctgcccctcccccccgccccgaggagcagctttgcagccactTAACTCTTCTCCGCGGCTGTTTGTCACGTAGCAGCATCTATTTTCTTACTGAGACACAGACTTGGAGCGGTTCCTGCCCCGGGCCCTGCGCTGGGGCTGCCCCGGCGCCTGGCTCCCGGGCTGGGGGCTCTCAGGGCTCTTACTGAACTCTCTGACTCCTGCAGTGCCATTAAACTTCTGGAATAAAAACTTCTATCAGGGCAAacaggctctggctggctgggggccGGGCACAAGGGGCAACGGCCCCCCGGGGGTGGCAGCGAAGCCTTCCGCGGGGCTGTGACCTTGGGCTCCCGATAAAGCTTtggcttcctgccctgctgccaggagcagctgctgctgggagctgagctcaggggggctgggcttgggggggggaaggggatgaTGACCTGGTGCCCAGGAAGCCATCGTGGAGCCTTtgtgggggctgtgctgctcctttccccccGTGGCCAAAGAGTGGTTCCTGCTTCTCCATGcctcaccccctgcccctccacGGCCACAGGGTGGTTCCTGTGCCTTTTCCCCAGGGCCAGAgtgcctcctgctccttcctccctccagaAGCCATCACAGGGCCTTTGAGGAGCTGTGAGGCTCCTTTTTCCCAGGGCCAGGGTGGTTCCTGCTCCTTCCTGTCCCTAGAAGCCATCATGGAGCCTGGGAGGAGTTGTGATGCTCCTTTGTCCCCTCCAGGTCCCCAAGAAGCCATGGTGGAGCCTTTGAGGAGCTGTGATGCTCCtttcccccagggctgcaggggtcctgctcctttcccccagggctgcaggggtccTGCTCCTTTCACCTATGGCTGAAGGGTTCCTCCTCCTTCGGCACCCAGCCATGGATGTCACCAAAACCGAtacctcctcccctgcctccgccaagggcaagggcagctTGTGCTGACTTCccactttcctttccccttccccccgtGCAGCCGGATCCCGGCGGcacctccagcctcctgccaaaaccccctccccaccccctgctgggGGCGGCAGGCCCCCCTCGGGCTGCTCCGCAGGCGGCTTTGGGGGCTCCCGTGTCAGCCGCTGGGTGCCCCGGGGCCGGGACTGGCTGGGAGCCCGCGGGGGAGGTTACGGCAGCGCCGAGTCCCGCGGCGGCCGTCCCCCACCCCCGGCGGCGCCGAGCCCTCCGCCGGCCCCGTGCAGCGGCGGCGGTGTCTGTCGCGACAGTGGCGATGATCGCAGTGTCCATCCCCGCGGCGGAGCCCCCGGCGGCGGCGCGCAGCCCTGACAGGGCGCACACGGTGAGGGGCggccggggggctgcggggcaaTGGGGGTCGTGTCCTTCTACCCCGGGGGGGTGGAGGTCCCCCAAGTGTCCCCAGCGGGGGTCCCTACCACATTCCCTTGCCTGTCCCCaggggtccctgctgcctggggggaacTTTTAAAGGGGTGGGAAGTGTGGGGGGCCCGTGTCCGCCCCGGGATGCCTTCACTGCCCCGGGGGTTGGAAGTCCCCAGGCTCCCCCCAGGGTCACCGTTTGACCCAGGGGTGGTTATCCTTTCCTGCCCCGGGCGTTGGAGGTCCTCAGATTCCCCCGGGGCCGGGGGGTGCCTCTGGCCTCTTTCtgccccagggatggaggtccTCAAGTGTCCCCTGCATAGGGGGtgtccccccctgcccaggctgcccctcctcccccgGTGAGGGGAAGTGGAAGTCCAAAATTACCCCCAGGCAGTtcccacctgccctgcctgtgctgcgtGTGTCTGCCCCATGGGTTGGAGGTCCCCAGGAGACCCCTGCatgccccaggagcaggaggtcTCTGGCCTCAGGGGAAGTCCCTTCTGGAGGCTTCCTCTGCCCGTGGGGGCtgtctgctgccctggggggtccTTGTCTGCCCCAGGGTGCCACCATCCTTCTTAGGGGATGctggtccctgcctgtgcccagggcatcctgccggggctggggggccCCCTGTGCCCTTcaaagagggggtgggggaggatggccctgctcagggcatcccctctgtccccaggggTAGGGGGTCCTTGTCGTCCCCAGGGGGTCCCAGCTGCCccggggctgggaggtgctggttgctgcagggctctgctggctccctgggagtagggggcaggcagaggcaggtggGGCTCTTGGTGCAGGGGAGGTCCCTAACTGTCCTCctatgtccctgctgggggaggcaggggacatGGAGAGGGTGTCTGACccggggggagctgggaggaggccaCTCGACCCTTGAATGAGtgtgggggtgagggagggacgTGGAAGAggatggggggggaggtggtgtcCCTGTCTGCCCCTGGGGTCCCATCTGTCCCAGGGTaacccccaccagccccaggggtggGTGGTGCCTCCACACTCCCCAGGGACCAAAGATGTCCCCCGGACTATCCACACCTGCTCTGTGGGCTCAGGGTGGGCGAGTTCCTGCCTGACTGAGGAGGGAAAGGGCCCCAGgggtccctgcctgctcccagggtgCCCACACCGGAGGAGGAGTGGGGGTGGGGTCTGGAGAAGGAGGTGGGGGTGGTCCTGGCTCCAGGTCCTCACCTGCCTTAGGGAAGGGCAATCTGTCTCCCTCTGCCCCAGAGGCTGGAGGCCCCCATGTGCCCCCCGGTGTCCCTACACACCCTAGGGGGGCTGAAGGACTCTGCTTGCCCCAGGGGCTCCCATCTGCCCCtggtgccctgcctgctgccagggtgACCCCCACGGGAGGTAGTGAGGGGGGGCAGGGTGTTGGTCCCTGTCTGTCCTGGAGGCTGGGGGTCTCTGCCTGtcctggggagagctggggtagggggtgtgggggtcctcagctgtgctctccAGGTTGTGGGAGGCTCCTTTCTGCCCTGTATGGaagatgaggctggggagggagagatgagGCTGGGGGGATGTgagatgaggctggggagggagagatgagGCTGGGGGGATGTgagatgaggctggggagggagagatgaggctggggagggagagatgagGCTGGGGGGATGTgagatgaggctggggagggagagatgaggctggggagggagagatgagGCTGGGGGGATGTgagatgaggctggggagggagagatgagGCTGGGGGGATGtgggatgaggctggggagggagagatgaggctggggagggagagatgaggctgggggggatgtgggatgaggctggggagggagagatgaggctggggagggagagatgagGCTGGGGGGATGTGGGATGAGGCTGGGGATgcgggaggtgaggctggggaggctgaggctgctgctggggctgaggctgctggggctgaggctgctggggaggctgaggctgctgctggggctgaggctgctgctggggctggggctgctggggctgaggccgCTGCTGCAGGTGTTCCGTGTGGAGGTGCAGTGCGGGGGCCGCCGGCACACGGTGCTGAAGCGCTTCAGCGAGTTCCAGGCTCTGCACAAGCAGGTGAGGCCCGGGGGCAGGGGGCGTGGGGAGGGTAGGGGGCGTGGGGTGGGCAGGGCGGTGCCCGGGGGCAGGGCggtgcctgggggcagggggcgtGGGGAGGGTAGGGGgcgtggggagggcagggcggtgcccgggggcagggggcgtggggagggcagggggcgtggggtgggcagggcggtgcccgggggcagggggcgtgggcagggcagggggcgtggggagggcagggcggCGCCCGGGGGCAGGGGGCGTGGGGAGGGTAGGGGGCGTGGGGTGGGCAGGGCGGTGCCCGGGCACATCCCctgtgctctgtgccccccacccccgtcCCGCCCCCAGATCAAGAAGCTCTGCAAGGTTCCTGACTTCCCCCCGCGCCGCATCCCCAACTGGATGCCCAAGGCCCTGGAGCAGCgccggcaggggctggagctctaCATCCGAGTAAGGCCCTGGCCAGAGGTGGctttggggggggctgggggtgtgttttggggtgctcagcccagcccacccccgGGTGCGTGGCAGGGGATCCTGCACCACAacaaggagctgccccaggacgTGTTGGACTTCCTGAAGCTgcgctgctgccagcaggacccCAAGGCCAGCAGCCCCCCGTGAGTGGAGGTCACCCACATGGGGCTGGGATtgccccaccccaccccccagaggcacacagagtgggttgggttggaagggaccccagagctcagccagctccagcccctgccaggggcagggacacctcccaccagcacaggctgctctgaggtctcacTCCTGTTGCGGTCCCCAAAAAGTGGAGCTGGGGACAGTGGggccaggcagggtgctggcacAGGTCTGGGTGTCCCAGGGCCCGCAGGATGCTTGCCTGGGCCCTGaggtgccctgtgccccagcagtgccagctgcctgccctcccagcGCCCTGTCATCGGCTTCTGCTCCGATCCCTACACGCAGGCTCCGGGCACCGGTAAGGAGCGGCCCCGGGGGTGCCCCCAGCCTCCCggggcccaggctctgctcccagcccatccCCCACACTGTGCCTCCTTTGCTCGCAGCGCTGCTCCCGGACACGGTGCTCagaggggtgctgcagggcctcTACGCCCCCGGCCCGGCGGCGCCCCCAGCCCCcggccccccgccccgcccccagCCGCCGGGGCAGCGGtggtgagcaggcaggagccagagagGGACTCGCTGCCGCCGCGGGACGGGGCCGGGCAACGCCGGCAGGAGCCTCAGCcgctcaccccccaccccccaggcgccttgggcagctctgctgtgccagggctgcggTGGCAGCCGGTGGAGCCCCAACCGTGCTGGAAAACCTCTCAGCCCCTGGGCTTCAGGGCAATAAATCACTTGGGCTTggcctgcaggagagggagtgctgcaccccacagcccagggcaACACCCCCTGGCACGGGTGGTGACTCACCAGCGGGCAGGGGTGACcctgggaccagtgctgctcAGTACCCTCATGGATGGCACAGAGAGtggctgcctgcacccccagcaagcttgcaggtgacaccaagctgagtggagAAGGTGCCAcagctgagggacaggatccatccagagggaccaggCCAAGCTGAAGAAGTGAGCCCAGGTGAAGCCCAGGTTCAACAAGCTGAAGGGCAAGGCCTTGCACCTGGGTCTGACCCACCCCtgctgtgaagccaggctggggatgcagctctgaggacttggggggtgcaaagctggagaggagctggcactgagcactgccagcccagagccagccctgtcctgggctgatccccagcaccctgggcagcaggggtaggggcctctgctgtgacctccctgcagtgctggggcagctctggagccctcagcacagacagggacctggtagagggccagaggaggccacagcagggctggaagccctctgctgtgaggccaggctgagagttggggtggttcagcctggagaaggctccagggagaccttgtggtgGCCTTTGAGTGCTTCAAGaggtgatcagagagctggggacagcctttgagcagggcctgtgatGAGAAGGCAAGGGAGGGATGGTttactggagagaagggagaaatgtttgtcactgagggtgctgagagcctgccccaggctgcccagagagctgggagctgccccatggcaggtCAGGAGAAGGTGgacagggaggcagcaatgggcactggcagcccagaaggccaagggcagctaaggccttctgggctgccagtgcccattgccagaggtggagagagaggatcctgcccctctgccctgctctgggggttGGGCTGAATGCCTTCTACCCACTTGAAGCCCTTGATGAAACCCAGGGCCAGCTATGGCAGCTACCTGGCTCCCTGCCCGCttgctgggttgggggggggaggggggtggaggctgcaggcagcgccCCGAGGCAGCAGCGCAGGCCCTTTACAAAAGGCATTGGTCTCCTTTATTGGTGCCCGTGCTCCGTACAAAAGGCAGAGGCAGCGCCGCCaggccccgccctgccccgccccagGAGGGCGGTGGTGGGGCGGGGAGGCTccgccgccgcccggccccCGGGGGAGGCTGCGAGGGGCGGCGCCGGGCCCGCAGTGCCGAGCCCCCGGGGCGGGGGTCACTCCTTGGCGATGGCGAAAGGCTTCTCCACCTCGATGGTGCCGCAGTCGGTGACGGTGACGTCCTTCAGCGGCTTGTCCCTGCTGTCCGTCTTGGTGCTCTCCACCTTCCGCACCACCTCCTGGGGAGCGCAGGGGGGCGTCAgggacagctctgccctgcccggcGCCTGCTaaccccctgctcagcccccagctaaccccctgctcagccccctgctgctcagccccctgcTAACCCTGCGGCTCAGCCCCCTGCtaccctccctgctcagccccctgctAACCCCCGTGCTAACCCCCCTGCTaaccccctgctcagcccccagctaacccccctgctcagcaccctgctaaCACCCCTGCTAACCCTGCGGCTCAGCCCCCTGCTAACCccgctgctcagcacccagctcagcctcctgctcagccccctgctAACCCCCTGCTaacccccagctcagccccctgctaaccccccagctcagccccctgcTAACCCCACTGCTAACCCCCCTGCTAACCCCGCTGC
It includes:
- the SNX22 gene encoding sorting nexin-22, with the protein product MIAVSIPAAEPPAAARSPDRAHTVFRVEVQCGGRRHTVLKRFSEFQALHKQIKKLCKVPDFPPRRIPNWMPKALEQRRQGLELYIRGILHHNKELPQDVLDFLKLRCCQQDPKASSPPASCLPSQRPVIGFCSDPYTQAPGTALLPDTVLRGVLQGLYAPGPAAPPAPGPPPRPQPPGQRW